The proteins below come from a single Ruegeria sp. THAF33 genomic window:
- the rlmH gene encoding 23S rRNA (pseudouridine(1915)-N(3))-methyltransferase RlmH has protein sequence MRISIVAVGRLRAGPEKSLLDDYLTRFDRTGRGLGLGPARVIEVDDKKNAGMGAEAALLRKALPKGAVICTLDERGRVMSSPDFAKKLGSWRDAGRQDLALIIGGADGIDPALRAEADFSLSFGSMVWPHMLVRVMLAEQLYRAATILSGGPYHRV, from the coding sequence ATGCGTATCAGCATAGTTGCGGTCGGGCGATTGCGCGCCGGACCGGAGAAGTCCCTGCTTGATGATTACCTGACCCGCTTTGATCGGACCGGCCGTGGCCTGGGCCTTGGTCCCGCGCGGGTGATCGAGGTTGATGACAAGAAAAACGCAGGCATGGGGGCCGAAGCCGCGTTGCTGCGCAAGGCGCTGCCCAAGGGCGCGGTGATCTGTACGCTGGACGAACGCGGGCGCGTGATGTCTTCGCCCGATTTTGCCAAGAAACTGGGTAGTTGGCGCGATGCGGGGCGGCAGGATCTGGCGCTGATCATCGGCGGAGCGGACGGAATAGACCCTGCTTTGCGGGCCGAAGCCGACTTTTCCCTCTCGTTCGGGTCGATGGTCTGGCCTCATATGCTGGTCCGTGTGATGCTGGCTGAGCAACTGTATCGGGCCGCGACCATTCTGTCAGGTGGCCCCTATCACCGGGTCTGA
- a CDS encoding flavodoxin family protein, protein MAQLLIVYHSRTGGARQMAEAAAESARAETEVELVPADQAGPEDVLAADGYIFCAPENLAAISGLMKEFFDRCYYPVLGQIEGRPYAQMICAGSDGENAARQIARIATGWRLKEVQSPLIVCTHAQTPEAILARKTIPEDQLDRCREIGAALGAGLTMGIF, encoded by the coding sequence ATGGCGCAGCTTCTGATCGTTTACCATTCGCGCACAGGTGGTGCCCGGCAGATGGCCGAAGCGGCGGCTGAATCGGCACGGGCAGAGACCGAGGTTGAGCTTGTGCCTGCGGATCAGGCGGGGCCGGAGGATGTGCTGGCCGCCGACGGCTACATCTTCTGCGCGCCAGAGAATCTGGCGGCGATCTCTGGCTTGATGAAGGAATTCTTCGACCGCTGCTATTACCCGGTTCTTGGACAGATCGAAGGTCGCCCATATGCGCAGATGATTTGCGCCGGGTCGGACGGAGAGAATGCAGCCCGCCAGATCGCACGGATCGCCACTGGCTGGCGGTTGAAAGAGGTCCAGTCGCCGCTGATTGTCTGCACGCACGCGCAAACGCCCGAGGCCATTCTGGCCCGAAAAACCATTCCGGAAGATCAGCTGGATCGGTGTCGTGAGATCGGCGCCGCGTTGGGTGCGGGCCTGACCATGGGGATTTTCTGA
- the rsfS gene encoding ribosome silencing factor — MAHSQSISDKLLERILSSLSDDKAEDVVQINLQGKSSVADHMVIASGRSTRQVSAMAEKLTDRIKQEFGFTSKVEGKDAGDWVLIDTGDVIVHIFRPEVREFYQLEKMWLPQGGSASAN; from the coding sequence ATGGCCCACTCTCAGTCAATCAGCGACAAGCTGCTTGAGCGTATCCTTTCCTCACTTTCCGATGACAAGGCCGAAGACGTCGTGCAGATCAACCTGCAAGGCAAGTCGTCTGTCGCGGATCACATGGTCATTGCTTCGGGTCGGTCGACCCGTCAGGTCTCGGCCATGGCGGAAAAGCTGACGGATCGCATCAAGCAGGAATTCGGTTTCACCTCGAAGGTCGAAGGCAAGGATGCCGGCGATTGGGTGCTGATCGATACGGGCGACGTGATCGTCCATATCTTCCGCCCCGAAGTGCGCGAATTCTACCAGCTGGAAAAGATGTGGCTGCCTCAGGGCGGCAGCGCCTCGGCGAACTGA